The following coding sequences lie in one Labrus bergylta chromosome 5, fLabBer1.1, whole genome shotgun sequence genomic window:
- the LOC109983399 gene encoding inter-alpha-trypsin inhibitor heavy chain H3: protein MSGQQGVRLLLPWASACLALLSLAQGAVVISGGHEALQETGGATRFLKKRSTNDAMVEVYSVTVDCTVRSRFAHTVMTSKALNKAKTSQEIFFEVQLPKTAFISNFSMEIEGQVYVGEVKGKEKAKKQYEKAVSSGQTAGLVKASGRKMEKFSVSVNIAAGKNVTFALTYEELLQRTLGQYEILIQIKPKQRVQKFQIVTNIYEPQGISFLDAHATFLTNDLLPLVEKTVTDKKAHISFSPTMEQQRSCPDCDGTFIDGDFVIKYDVNRPTSIGDIQMANGYFVHFFAPPHLPRVPKNVVFVIDRSGSMSGRKIQQTREAMLAILKDIHEEDHFAIVLFDSQVDPWRSTLSKATEENVNEAMAFIRQLNTRGSTNFNDALLDSVKMLFSDRKEQRIPERSIDMIIALTDGMPDSGPDRILENMHPGRGGNISLFCLGFGNDVAYTFLETLSKQNKGSARKIYEGSDATLQLQGFYEEVSSPLLLEVDLRYPDEAVDFLTTNHFNQLFNGSEIVVAGKLEDNDLDNFMVEVFGQGFEDDFKVQGQARAVDWDVMYPDEEYIFGDFTERLWAYLTIQQLLEKSKSGTTGEKENATAKALEMSLRYSFVTPLTSMVVTKPETEDGTESPLIADKLTEEQRQVSERQNQYQTQSYNPPAYRTTYQSTPSYFVDGDPHFMIELPDREDALCFNINDKPGTIFNLVRDLKQGILVNGEIIGDKMIPPDGKINTYFWRFGIIHKTLGVRLIVSTQDVSLFQDGQLVKLQWSDSASLKGSNVDILLTKDRSLTVTLKDSVKFVILLHKVWEKHPYHRNYLGFYTLDTHLLSSSVHGLLGQFYHGINYEVSDLRPGEVTEKPDATMFVKGRELNVTRGWQRDFRRDVKKGDNVPCWFVHNNGTGLIDGEASDYIVSGLFKTV from the exons ATGTCTGGACAGCAGGGTGTTCGACTGCTGCTCCCGTGGGCCAGCGCCTGCCTTGCGCTGCTCAGCCTGGCCCAGGGAGCTGTGGTCATCTCCGGGGGCCATGAAGCTCTGCAG GAGACAGGAGGAGCTACTAGATTTCTAAAg aaaagaAGTACAAATGATGCCATG GTGGAGGTGTACAGTGTGACGGTGGACTGCACTGTGAGGTCTCGTTTTGCTCACACCGTCATGACCTCCAAGGCCCTGAACAAAGCGAAAACCTCCCAGGAAATCTTCTTTGAAGTGCAGCTGCCCAAGACTGCCTTCATCAGTAACTTCAGCAT GGAAATTGAAGGTCAGGTGTATGTTGGGGAAGtgaaggggaaagagaaagCCAAGAAGCAGTATGAAAAGGCTGTTTCCTCTGGACAAACTGCTGGACTGGTCAA AGCTTCTGGGAGAAAGATGGAGAAGTTTTCTGTGTCCGTCAATATCGCAGCAGgaaaaaatgtgacttttgcTCTGACTTACGAGGAGCTCCTTCAGAGGACTCTGGGCCAGTATGAGATTCTGATTCAAATTAAACCCAAACAGAGGGTCCAGAAGTTTCAG ATTGTGACAAACATCTACGAGCCACAGGGCATTTCTTTCCTTGATGCCCATGCTACCTTCCTTACCAATGATTTGCTCCCTCTGGTGGAGAAAACTGTAACAGACAAAAAG GCACACATCTCTTTCTCACCAACcatggagcagcagaggagttGTCCTGATTGTGATGGAACCTTCATTGATGGAGATTTTGTcatcaaatatgacgtaaacaGACCGACCAGCATTGGGGACATTCAG ATGGCAAACGGGTACTTTGTACACTTTTTCGCTCCACCTCACCTGCCCAGAGTCCCGAAGAATGTGGTGTTTGTGATTGACAGGAGCGGTTCAATGTCTGGAAGAAAGATTCAACAG ACACGAGAGGCAATGCTGGCCATCCTCAAAGACATCCATGAGGAGGACCATTTTGCCATCGTCCTGTTTGATAGCCAGGTCGATCCCTGGAGATCAACCCTTTCCAAAGCAACAGAAGAAAACGTGAATGAAGCCATGGCATTTATCAGGCAGCTAAATACCAGAGGAT CAACCAATTTTAATGATGCACTGTTGGACAGTGTGAAAATGCTTTTCAGCGACAGAAAGGAGCAAAGGATCCCAGAGAGGAGCATTGATATGATTATTGCACTGACTGATGGAATGCCAGATTCGG GCCCCGATAGGATCCTGGAGAATATGCACCCTGGTAGGGGTGGAAACATTTCTCTGTTCTGTCTTGGATTTGGAAATGATGTGGCTTACACCTTCCTGGAAACGTTGAGCAAACAAAACAAGGGATCGGCCCGCAAAATTTATGAGGGATCAGATGCAACGCTTCAACTTCAG GGTTTTTATGAGGAGGTGTCCAGCCCTCTTCTTTTGGAGGTTGACCTGCGTTATCCTGATGAGGCAGTGGACTTTCTCACCACTAACCACTTCAACCAGCTATTTAACGGCTCCGAGATCGTGGTGGCTGGAAAACTGGAGGACAACGACCTCGACAACTTCATGGTGGAAGTGTTTGGCCAGGGG TTTGAAGATGACTTCAAGGTGCAGGGACAGGCCCGTGCTGTAGACTGGGACGTGATGTACCCTGATGAGGAATACATTTTTGGAGATTTTACAGAGCGTCTTTGGGCCTACCTAACCATTCAACAGCTACTGGAGAAAAG TAAGAGTGGTACCACTGGTGAGAAAGAGAATGCCACGGCAAAGGCCCTGGAAATGTCCCTGCGGTATAGCTTCGTAACCCCTCTCACTTCCATGGTGGTCACTAAGCCTGAAACTGAGGATGGAACAGAAAGCCCGCTCATAGCTGATAAACTGACTGAGG agCAAAGACAAGTGTCAGAAAGACAGAATCAATATCAAACTCAAAGTTATAACCCTCCAGCATACAGAACGACCTATCAGTCAACACCCTCCTATTTCG TGGACGGGGATCCTCATTTCATGATTGAGCTCCCAGACAGAGAAGACGCACTGTGCTTCAACATCAACGACAAACCAGGAACCATTTTCAACCTGGTCAGAGACCTTAAACAAG GTATTTTGGTCAATGGCGAGATCATAGGCGACAAGATGATTCCCCCTGATGGGAAAATTAACACCTACTTTTGGCGTTTTGGCATCATCCACAAGACTCTGGGGGTGAGGCTGATTGTGAGCACTCAGGACGTCTCTTTGTTTCAGGATGGCCAACTGGTCAAGCTGCAGTGGTCTGATTCAGCTTCACTCAAAGGATCCAA TgtggatattctcctgaccaaGGATCGCAGCCTCACAGTAACTCTGAAAGATTCAGTCAAGTTTGTCATCCTGCTACACAAAGTGTGGGAGAAGCACCCGTACCACCGGAACTACCTGGGTTTCTACACCCTGGACACCCACCTCCTGTCATCTTCGGTTCACGGCCTGCTAG GTCAGTTTTACCATGGGATCAATTATGAGGTGTCAGACCTGCGTCCAGGTGAAGTCACAGAGAAACCAGATGCCACCATGTTTGTGAAAGGACGGGAGCTCAATGTGACAAG aggCTGGCAGAGAGACTTCAGGAGGGATGTGAAGAAAGGAGACAATGTCCCCTGCTGGTTCGTTCACAATAATGGAACAGGCCTCATCGATGGAGAAGCATCAGACTACATTGTGTCAGgcctttttaaaactgtttaa
- the LOC109983398 gene encoding inter-alpha-trypsin inhibitor heavy chain H3, which produces MLGKRIFCFSFLPVVWRLMLLLVCLCTWLAAQTHGALVVFPRDALKEDAQETMGPSIRSIKKRSTNPANVVEVYSVKVDCTVTSRFAHTVMTSKALNKGNTSKAIVFEMDLPKTALISNFSMEIEGQVYVGEVKGKEKAKKEYEKAVSSGQTAGLVKVSGRKMEKFSVSVNIAGKSSVTFILTYEELLKRNLGQYEILTRVKPNQPVQEFQIVTNIYEPQGIAFVEATATFLTNDLLSLVEKTVTDTKAHVSFSPTLEQQRKCPGCEGTIIDGDFIIKYDVKREKSLGHVQIVNGHFVHFFAPPDLPRVPKNVVFVIDRSGSMSGRKIQQTRDAMAAILKDLSEEDHFALIMFDNKIITWKDSLTKASKQNVSKAIAYISKLKDNGSTNINDAVLTAVKMLMREREKKNLPERSTDMIILLTDGMPNSGESNLQKIQENVHSAIGGKMSMFCLGFGNDVSYSFLDLMSRQNKGLARRIFEGSDAALQLQGFYEEVSSPLLLDVDLHYPDNSVEALTKNHYSQLFNGSEIVVTGRVTDNNLDNFLVEVFARGPEEDFSVQGKASVVNFDVLYPEQDYIFGDFSERLWAYLTIQQLLENSDIGTQQEKDNATAKALEMALRYSFVTPLTSMVVTKPETEDGRDDLLIADKLTEDQRQKAERNVGSSAHAASSSGQSHGSSSRSSSPNRYKFRGSGSRGRSDVDGDPHFMIELPDRNDALCFNINDKPGTIFNLVRDPESGFVVNGQIIGKKKVSLDGKINTYFGRFGIIHQKLGVRLEVSTQNISVFHHGNKIQLLWSDSASIKETDFHLRLSKNSSLSVMLRHSVKFMIIRHTKVWKRRHDQQDFLGFYTIDSHHLSSSVHGLLGQFYHGVGFEITDMHSDELQEHMYATMFVKGQTLNVTRHWQMDFSRDLKNGENIPCWFVDNDGTGLIDGKASDYIVSGLSKTTF; this is translated from the exons ATGCTGGGCAAGAGGATCTTCTGTTTCTCATTCTTGCCTGTTGTGTGGAGACTCATGCTGCTGTTGGTTTGTCTCTGCACTTGGCTAGCAGCCCAGACCCATGGAGCGCTGGTTGTTTTTCCCAGAGATGCTCTTAAAGAG GATGCCCAAGAAACTATGGGCCCCAGCATCAGGTCAATAAAG aaaaGAAGCACAAACCCTGCAAAT GTGGTGGAGGTGTACAGTGTGAAGGTGGACTGCACTGTGACGTCTCGTTTTGCTCACACCGTCATGACCTCTAAGGCCCTGAACAAAGGGAACACCTCCAAGGCAATTGTCTTTGAAATGGACCTTCCCAAGACGGCCTTAATCAGCAACTTTAGCAT GGAAATTGAAGGTCAGGTGTATGTTGGGGAAGtgaaggggaaagagaaagCAAAGAAAGAGTATGAGAAAGCTGTTTCCTCTGGACAAACTGCTGGATTGGTCAA GGTTTCTGGGAGAAAGATGGAGAAGTTTTCGGTGTCTGTCAACATTGCCGGAAAAAGCAGCGTCACCTTCATTCTGACCTACGAGGAGCTCCTCAAGAGGAATTTGGGACAATATGAGATTTTAACCCGTGTTAAACCCAACCAACCAGTGCAGGAGTTTCAG ATTGTGACAAACATCTATGAGCCCCAGGGCATCGCTTTTGTTGAGGCCACTGCAACTTTCCTCACAAATGATCTGCTCTCACTTGTAGAGAAAACAGTCACAGACACAAAG GCACACGTCTCTTTCTCACCAACactggagcagcagaggaaatgtcCAGGATGTGAAGGCACCATCATTGATGGAGATTTTATCATAAAGTACGACGTGAAACGAGAGAAGAGCCTGGGCCATGTTCAG ATTGTGAACGGACACTTCGTACACTTTTTCGCTCCACCTGACCTGCCCAGAGTCCCAAAGAACGTGGTGTTTGTGATTGACAGGAGCGGATCAATGTCTGGAAGAAAGATTCAACAG ACCCGGGATGCTATGGCCGCCATCCTGAAAGACCTCAGTGAGGAGGACCACTTTGCTCTCATCATGTTTGATAATAAAATTATCACCTGGAAGGACTCTCTTACCAAAGCATCAAAGCAAAATGTGTCCAAAGCCATCGCCTACATCAGCAAGCTAAAGGACAATGGAT CCACAAATATCAATGATGCTGTATTAACAGCAGTAAAAATGTtgatgagagaaagagaaaagaagaacctGCCAGAAAGGAGCACGGATATGATCATTTTACTGACTGATGGGATGCCAAACAGCG GAGAGTCTAACCTCCAGAAAATTCAGGAGAATGTGCACTCTGCTATTGGGGGGAAAATGTCCATGTTCTGTCTTGGATTTGGCAATGACGTGAGTTACTCCTTCCTTGATCTGATGAGCAGACAAAATAAAGGACTGGCCCGGAGAATTTTTGAGGGGTCAGATGCAGCACTCCAACTTCAg gGTTTCTATGAGGAGGTGTCCAGCCCTCTGCTCTTGGACGTGGATCTGCATTATCCTGACAACTCTGTGGAAGCCTTGACCAAAAACCACTACAGCCAGTTATTCAACGGCTCAGAGATTGTAGTTACAGGTCGAGTGACGGACAACAACCTAGATAACTTCTTGGTGGAAGTATTTGCCAGGGGG CCTGAGGAGGATTTCTCTGTGCAGGGTAAGGCCAGTGTGGTCAACTTTGATGTGCTCTACCCAGAGCAGGACTATATTTTTGGGGATTTCTCAGAGCGTTTGTGGGCCTACCTCACCATCCAGCAGCTACTGGAGAACAG TGATATTGGCACTCAGCAGGAAAAAGACAATGCCACAGCGAAGGCCCTGGAAATGGCCCTTCGATACAGCTTTGTCACCCCTCTCACCTCCATGGTGGTCACCAAGCCAGAAACTGAAGATGGACGTGACGACCTGCTCATCGCTGATAAACTTACTGAGG ATCAGCGACAGAAAGCAGAGAGGAACGTAG GTTCCTCAGCTCATGCAGCAAGTTCAAGTGGCCAATCTCATG GATCCTCATCCAGGAGTTCCAGTCCCAATC GTTACAAATTCCGTGGCTCTGGTTCTCGTGGCCGATCAGACG tggaCGGGGATCCTCATTTCATGATCGAGCTCCCAGACAGAAACGATGCTCTGTGCTTCAACATCAACGACAAGCCAGGAACCATTTTCAACCTGGTCAGAGACCCAGAATCAG GTTTTGTGGTCAATGGACAAATTATTGGCAAGAAGAAAGTTTCTCTCGATGGAAAAATCAACACCTACTTTGGCCGTTTTGGTATCATTCACCAGAAGCTGGGGGTGAGGCTGGAGGTGAGCACTCAGAACATCTCAGTgtttcaccatggcaacaagatCCAGCTGCTGTGGTCTGATTCAGCCTCAATCAAAGAAACTGA TTTTCACCTCAGGTTGTCCAAAAACTCCAGTTTGTCAGTGATGTTGAGGCACTCCGTTAAATTTATGATCATTAGACACACAAAGGTTTGGAAGAGACGCCACGACCAGCAAGACTTCCTGGGTTTCTACACCATAGACAGCCACCACTTGTCTTCCTCAGTGCATGGTCTGCTAG GTCAGTTCTACCATGGAGTTGGGTTTGAGATAACAGACATGCATTCAGATGAGCTTCAGGAACATATGTATGCCACCATGTTTGTGAAGGGCCAAACACTCAACGTGACCAg ACACTGGCAGATGGACTTCAGCAGGGATCTAAAGAATGGGGAAAATATTCCTTGCTGGTTTGTTGACAATGATGGAACAGGCCTCATCGATGGAAAAGCCTCAGACTACATCGTGTCAGGGCTTTCTAAGACTactttttga